A window of Macrotis lagotis isolate mMagLag1 chromosome 1, bilby.v1.9.chrom.fasta, whole genome shotgun sequence genomic DNA:
TTTGGGACTCTCAAACATCTGGCTCCAGAGACCCACACTTCCAGCCTCATTTCATGTTACTTGCTCTAATTTTAGACAAACTGGATTATTATCTATTACCTGAACTCCAGCCTAGATAGTTGCAAAACCTTCTCAAACCAGAATGTTCCTTCTTGATTTCACCTTTCAACTCAGCTCATCCTCTGTGAAGCCATCTCAAATCTTCCCCATTGTTCATATTCTCCTGGCTCAAACTAACTTGTACATTCCAAGAGAAAATTCCGAGTGGTGGTGGTAATCTTCAGAACCTAGGCTTATCTGAAGGTAATCCACTCTTTTGGTGCAACAtgttttctcctcaatgtttCCTACTTAGATTGCTTTCTTGAAGCCTCTGCCAATTTCAAAAGACAAGTTCTGGCAGACCCTACTGGCTTGGAATAGCTTCCTATGTAGATCAAGTGATGGACTATGCTGGAGAACCAGCTGAGCTTAAGTTAAAAGAGGCTCATCACCaaatgacaaaaatttttggTTACAGTTATTGCTGATGACAAAATTATAGAGGGGTTATGATATGTATTGGTGGAGGAAGTATCCAAACTGACAATTATGGATCCTTTAAACACTGTTTCTCCCTAAACTTTAATAGACAAAACATCTACTTTTAGATTGACATGCAATTTTTTTGGACACTGATCAAACAAAAACTGTAAAATCATAGAACATTACAGCTGGAAACAACCTTTAGTTTCTCTTTATGTTTTAGACCAAGAAAACCATTGCCCAGGGAGACAAGGCAACTTGATTTCAGGTCACAAGTCAGCTATGGGGCTGAAATTATAATCTGGTGTATCTTCCCACTATGACTTGTTGCCTCAACCCCCAAACTGTAATTTGAGCTAttccaaaattataaaattcacttAATAATAATGTTCCTACTTTGCATACACTTAAGGGATGACAGAACACTAAAGAACTAAGATTCTGTCTACAGGTTGAGTTATTCCCAACTTGTGTTCATACCTCTTTATTAGGGAGTTTCACAAAGGCAGCCTTGCTGCTTGACAAAAAATAAACTTCCCAAGGAATTTCATCACAGCAATAAAAGAGTAATAGAAGGATTTGCAGGAGGAATCTGTAAATCTGCAAGATCATCAATACCATCTTCCACAAATGGCAGGCCAAGGTGCTGGTAGTTACAAATGCTTGTGTGATAACTTGGTTCTGTGGTTTCCAATGTCACAAAGTATAAATGTACAAAGCACTGGTATTTGTAATAAAGCCAATGTTTACATTTAAGCACAATACAGCAATTTATTTAGATGCTTAAAATGAATACAAAGGGAAATAAAGATCACAAAATTATACATACTACAACAGTGTGTCATATATTAGATGGTATAAATGAATACACCATGTTGGTGTGTAACTAAAGATAAAACTAAATATCCAAAATGCAGCACTCAAGTTTGTTTGCTGCCTCAACACAATACACTTTTATACAGTTCTAAAAGGTGTCAAAATTAGCTGCAAACTTGTTTCTTGCATGTGATTTTAGCttaaaagatttcagaaaatggATCTGAAATATCAGTTTGTTGGCTGTAATTTTGAGGATATTCAGAACAAGAAAATTCTATAATACAATAGAGtccagatatatttttttaatgttgctgGCCTCTGGCTTGAGATTGTACAAGATTATGTGCAAAAACTAAGTCTGTCAAAAGTTCATACTATAGCAGGTTCAAGCTTTTGCTAGATAAACTAGATACAGCGTTTATTACACAGCAGGGCAAcactaaaaaagagaaacaaatctATGATGGGTACACAAGAACAATATCATAAGCGTCACTTGAATAGATCTAAAAGActgtacaaatatacatattttaactattcagaatgaataaatgaaaaaaaaaatcaattttcccCAGAGTCTACTATACACATTTAACTGGTAGCTCATATGTTGGACCTATACTACCATGTGAATAAAGGTAATGGTTTAAAAGGACATACAACTGAACATATACAGAGTGAAATAAATGTTGAGAATGCAGATAAAATAAATCTCTGCTTTTCCTCATGTGCATTCCGGAGCCACCAGCATATTGGTTTTTCACATTAAGTTACTGTGCTTGCCACAGCAGATTCGAAAGCAAGGATTAGCCAACAGCATACTCAGAAATAACCACTGGATAGGAGTGGCCACACATCAACCAATGAAGTCAGTTGACTTAGCACTCAAAAGGCAGTACCAGTTGAATTAAGCTTAGCAGTCATACTGAAATGCAAAGATCCAACAGTTACAGATTACAGCCTACCACCAATGCTTAGGAAATAGGGCAGTTTTATGCTTGTTGGCTACTCAGCTCTACACCAGTTAAGCTGCTATGTATTGGTTCTGCAACACCATCAGTCATATTATCAAATTGTTCTCCATCCTCACTGTCAATTGTGCTATTTTGCCATTCCATCTGAGCATTGGACAAACTCTCTTCATTTTCAGATGTATTTTTCCACTGTGACTGGTCCTTGGACCAAAATTCTTCTACTTTTCCATAGGAACTATTCTTCCATTTCAACTGCTCTTCATCACTTTCTGATGCACCTTTTGTTTCAGCAACTGGTTTACTGCTTCCCGCATCTTCACTCTGGGATGATTCATCAGTCCATGCTCCGGGTTTCATTTCACATGCATTGTCTTCAAAGTCAGATACCTGTTGAGAACCAGGCCCACTTTCACATGGAGAAGGGCCATCTTTCCACTCAACAGCGTCATCTTGATCAACATCACTATCAGAGCCATCATGTATTAGTTTTGTTGGTTCCTCTGTAGAATGAGTATCTCCATATTTTGAATCTTCCTCATCTTTTTGGTCTATCTTATCTTCAGATTCTAAAGTGTCCCCGGTAGTTATTTTGGTAATGCTTTCTTCTGGGTTCTCTATTATGCTATCATTAGGAATTTTATGTTCAACATCAAAAGTTGCATCAAAAGGACTACCACTTCCATTGGAttcttcttctaaattttcaaaaCCATCTGAGGAACTGTCGTCTTCCTTCCCAAGATTTAATTTTTTGTCAACAGTCTTACTAGCATTAACTCTAGAATTCTTTTCATCATGATTTTCAAATAACCACTCAGCATCAAAATCCATTTCATGTTTAACTTTATTTAGTTCTTTCATGTTAAAACCCAGTAAAACACCAGGTTTGTACTTTTCACAATCTCTGAcacatttcttccttttattacTGAAATGAGAAGCAATGTCACTCTTCCATAACCATAAACTGGCAGccaatttttcaatttctcttctagTGGGATAGGGCTGTTTGTTGAAATATTTTGTAAGAAATGTTTTTCTTGCTTCATAAGAATCATCTTCATGACCTTTGGGGTCTAAAGCTAAGACAACTGGCTCTTCAGGTTTCTCTTCAAAGATGGAAGGTGTATCTACCTCATCATCCAACTTTCTCTTTTTCAGTAAATTAAATTCTATGTTCTCATAAGTACGTTTCACGGGTGCCAGCCCTGGAGACTGATTGAGCCGAGAGGGAGCATTTGTTTTATCTTGGCCATTTTGGGTCTTACCAACGCCTCTGCAGTGAACCAGATGCAGTGTGATTGTTGAGGCTGTCATGTTACTAGTGTATACACCAAGGCAATGGATGCATTTGTAAGTGAGCTTTTTCTCAACTGGATGAACTGTCTGAATAACTTGATGCCTCTCCCGTAAATGATGTGCAAGTGCATCAGAGATGGGTCCTTTCAGGATTGAAAAGCACAGAGGACAAAGTGTTTTACCTACATCTTTTTTATAGGGTACTGCAGCTTGAGGTGAGCTTTTAATAGGGACATCTGCCTTTTCCTGAACTTTTGGCTGTGGCTTTGGGGGTACTGGGGGATTATTCTGGGCATGATAAGCTACAGATTCAGCCGGGGCATCTCTCAGGTTGTACGTGGTTACAAGTAGATGTATGTTAGTGTGACTACCCTGTTGCAATGTCAAATCAAAGCTTAAAGTGGAATCAGTTTTGGGTCCCATTTCTTCATCAACATGAACCATTCGCATATGAGCAGCCATCTTTTCAACATCATTAAAAGTTGAACGGCAATATGGACAAGAGAGACCATGGATTAACATATGGTTAAGCAAAGTATCAGTGGGCAAATAGCGATTACAATATAGACATTTACTAGTGAAATTGTGTATTTTCATTATGTAGTTAGCAACTGCAGGCACCTTCTCTGCCTTATGCTCCTTTTCAAAGTGAACACTGTAGACGTTTTCAGGGAATAGCTCGTTACAAATTGTACAAATTTTCCACTTTTGTGTCGATGAAGTATTGGTTGCTGCAGAAGGGCCTGtggcagcagcagcggcagcagcggcagcagcagcggcggcggcagcggcagcagcagcagcaggttTCGAACTGGACTGACCTAATACTCTAGAGGCTGATTGAGACTGAGAAAGGGAGGATGACTTCAATTGACTTGATGAAAGGGAAGATGAATTGGCAGACTGAAGCGAATATCTTGCTGGTGCCTGTGACCTCTGCTCTGAGCCAAGACCGTAAGATCTCCCATTCCCACTCGGCAGTAATTGTTTCATTGACTGAGACTGCTGAGGAATGGAAACAGGTGCATTACCACTTAAACCTAGTCTCACTGACTGACCAACACCATAACTCTGGGCTACTGATTTGACTCCATAATTATTCTGTTGGAGATGGACATTAGACATCATATTGACTCCAGTAGAATTTAAATTAGGCTTTGGTATAGTGAGTCGATTCACTATCTGCTGTGATGGAAGAGATCGGACATTTCCAGAGGCAAGGGAACCAACTCTTTGTGGGAGTCCCATAGGCTTTTTCTCCTGTGGTTTTGGAGCAATTAGCATCAATGGTTTGGATCTTGGAACCACTACATTGGTATGCCCTATCATTGCTGTCACCTGATAGCCTATACGTTCATGATCTTCAATAACATGTTGTACTAAAGCTTCATAGGATTTCGGCATAAAAAGGCATCGTTTGCAGTGAATACTTCCCTCCTCTCGAGTATTTGAACTTAATGGGACTGCACCATTAAGTGACTTTTCACCTGCCTTTGCTATGTAAGGTGCTGCAACATGTTGAAAATGTTCCCTGTATATGTGCTTTCTAACTACTTCATACAGAGGGTCTCGGTAAGTGCACTTCTTACAGTAATAAACAGCTTGCTCTACACTGTCAGCCTGCTTAGGTTTAAGGCTATCatgtttgtttttatctttaaaagtgCTGATGCTGCCACTTGGTGCACTGGCATTTGGagcatgaaatattttaatgtgCGTTTCCAAAGTCTTTTTGTCCGCATTGAAAGTACAGTAGGGACAATTAAGGAGAATCCTATTTTCAAAGTCTTCACTATGAACATTCCGGAAATGACTTTTGTAGGCCGAAAAGAATTTTGAGGAAAATGGACAAGCACTACAGCAAAAGGGTTTTGTCCGATAGtccttaaagaaagaaaacaaaagattagGATATGGGAATGCTTGATCAAATGACATTTATGAAACAAAAAGGACATAGAAAAACAGTTTTAAAGGGTTTCTAGTCTATTCCTTCATTACTTCAATAAAGCCACCAAAAAAATGCTCTTTTAAGCTGGAGGTACAATGGTATGCACTTAAAATGTCCTCAAGCCAAAGGAACTCATGTTGTTTTCCTGATTATGCTTACTTCACCCAGTGGCATTTTTAGGTATTCAGAATTATTTATATTCATGCCTTTTCGGTGCAACTGAAAATATTCCTTAAATCAAAATCtggaagtttaaaaagaaaatttaaaattaattttcaactCACTTCATTTGGTGTTCCATGGAATTAAATTAATCAGGTTAAAAAATAATCACTTTTTCATTGCTATAGTACTTCTTTTAAGTAAGTTTGGATGAGAGCATTcagatttcttaattttcttatacTCAAACCAGAggtaaattaatagaacaaaaactTTGCAATGagttgtgaaaaaaaaagtaagagtgaaattatcttcattttagtgACCCAAGTAGTAGGGCTACAGATTACTATACAATATTTTTGTGCAATTAGATAActacagaaagataaaaaagaattgcACACTTTATGACTGCCATCATGGAGTATAATTCATAGAAAACTACAtcttacaaaacaaacaaaaaaccaactaCTCCCTCTTTGTGATGGAAGGGATATTTCAAGACTCATTgcatatttaaggaaaaaagtttGAAGAGTTGTCTTTCCTTCAAATCTTTGATGTTCCTTTCAAAGTAGAAGTTGTACAATCAGAAGAACTAATGAAGTGATAGCTGCTTGATTCAAACTAAGGAGGTTAAAAACTTCTCACAAACTGCTGAGAGTGGTGCTAAAGACAACAATGCTTCAAAGTATACTGAAATTACACAGGAAAGTGAGTCAAACTTAGAATTTTCGTTGTTAACACTTGTGTAGCTAACAATTCCTTtgctgaggattaaaaaaaacaacaacaaaaaatcccaTATACTTGGAGAGATTTTGCTACCTTCAGATCTACACATATTATCAAAGAAATTAGCACATTTTCTCTGCCAAAGTGAAACCTTCCTCTAATGAAAAGATACATGACTGAGATCATAAATCATGCCCAAAAGAGGACATAGAAAATTATGTTagaattctttcatattttaatatcCTCAGGTAATTTCCACTCTTGCCTGGATTATTAATATGACATTCAGAGCTAATACCACTATATCTCAAGTAAGGAGGTTATAGTAAGTTTCTTTCCAATTATGCTATAAAATAAACAGCATCTCAATAAGGAGGAATCATCACTTTAAATTCTCTCGTTTAGACATTTGCTTCCCTATGTGTTAGCACATAAGTTGAGAGTCACAAAGTAATGGAAACAAGGAATACTTATGTGGCAGAGAAGAGTCAAAAATCCCCtttcaaatttcaaagaaatgCAAGGATATGAACTATAAATAAAATGGTTTTTCCATATTTTGTATCAACAGGGTTTTTCCTATAAATACTTTGAAGctagaaaccatcaataaataacaaatgaaatatttcagtttattaaaaataaattttctgttcTTCACTGTCTATATCTGTTTATTGATGAGGATGATGACAAAACCCATTCAATATTCCTCCCCGACTTGGAAAACAGGAAATATAGTTTTACTTTACCTGGTTTTTTGTAAGTGAAGGGTCCCATAATCCTACATCCTCCCATGTAGTGTTTTTCAAATAAAAGTCATTAGGTTCAAACTGTTTAAAATCCTGCAAGAGGGAAACAAAGTGTAAAGAAACAATTGCCAGTAGTATTATTAGTGACCAGAACCTTATATAGGGCCAATTACTTATAAAAGGACATAGGCAAAGGTATAAGATATCATTGTTTTTCAAAGAGTAATagcacaggggaaaaaaaattactgattcTACAGCTcaagtagaaattctgaaaaggcCCACAATTTCATAAACATTCTATAATTTTGCTTTTactgatcttttatttttatgtcatttttatttctgaatcttTCTACCTCTCACCTTGATCTGGGAGCAAATCTTTGTTAAAAAGTAAAATGCAGTTCAGTAACACAAATCAAAGCATTGAGGCTGACttacagtaaaagcaatattcaaaacatctttctctcctcctttgcaaaaaagggagagaggtaTGCTTTATCAACTCATCTTTGGGGCCAAGTTTGTTGTTAAAATTACAGTGTGGttgcatttttgttttctatttacaATCTTGTCAATATGTTATTgttttctctggttctgcttacttcactctgtataGTATACGTGTTCCCATATTCTCTGAAATCTTGATA
This region includes:
- the ADNP gene encoding activity-dependent neuroprotector homeobox protein isoform X2, whose translation is MNVKEYHCAIRNHKYQDFREYGNTYTIQSEDFKQFEPNDFYLKNTTWEDVGLWDPSLTKNQDYRTKPFCCSACPFSSKFFSAYKSHFRNVHSEDFENRILLNCPYCTFNADKKTLETHIKIFHAPNASAPSGSISTFKDKNKHDSLKPKQADSVEQAVYYCKKCTYRDPLYEVVRKHIYREHFQHVAAPYIAKAGEKSLNGAVPLSSNTREEGSIHCKRCLFMPKSYEALVQHVIEDHERIGYQVTAMIGHTNVVVPRSKPLMLIAPKPQEKKPMGLPQRVGSLASGNVRSLPSQQIVNRLTIPKPNLNSTGVNMMSNVHLQQNNYGVKSVAQSYGVGQSVRLGLSGNAPVSIPQQSQSMKQLLPSGNGRSYGLGSEQRSQAPARYSLQSANSSSLSSSQLKSSSLSQSQSASRVLGQSSSKPAAAAAAAAAAAAAAAAAAAATGPSAATNTSSTQKWKICTICNELFPENVYSVHFEKEHKAEKVPAVANYIMKIHNFTSKCLYCNRYLPTDTLLNHMLIHGLSCPYCRSTFNDVEKMAAHMRMVHVDEEMGPKTDSTLSFDLTLQQGSHTNIHLLVTTYNLRDAPAESVAYHAQNNPPVPPKPQPKVQEKADVPIKSSPQAAVPYKKDVGKTLCPLCFSILKGPISDALAHHLRERHQVIQTVHPVEKKLTYKCIHCLGVYTSNMTASTITLHLVHCRGVGKTQNGQDKTNAPSRLNQSPGLAPVKRTYENIEFNLLKKRKLDDEVDTPSIFEEKPEEPVVLALDPKGHEDDSYEARKTFLTKYFNKQPYPTRREIEKLAASLWLWKSDIASHFSNKRKKCVRDCEKYKPGVLLGFNMKELNKVKHEMDFDAEWLFENHDEKNSRVNASKTVDKKLNLGKEDDSSSDGFENLEEESNGSGSPFDATFDVEHKIPNDSIIENPEESITKITTGDTLESEDKIDQKDEEDSKYGDTHSTEEPTKLIHDGSDSDVDQDDAVEWKDGPSPCESGPGSQQVSDFEDNACEMKPGAWTDESSQSEDAGSSKPVAETKGASESDEEQLKWKNSSYGKVEEFWSKDQSQWKNTSENEESLSNAQMEWQNSTIDSEDGEQFDNMTDGVAEPIHSSLTGVELSSQQA
- the ADNP gene encoding activity-dependent neuroprotector homeobox protein isoform X1, which codes for MFQLPVNNLGSLRKARKTVKKILSDIGLEYCKEHIEDFKQFEPNDFYLKNTTWEDVGLWDPSLTKNQDYRTKPFCCSACPFSSKFFSAYKSHFRNVHSEDFENRILLNCPYCTFNADKKTLETHIKIFHAPNASAPSGSISTFKDKNKHDSLKPKQADSVEQAVYYCKKCTYRDPLYEVVRKHIYREHFQHVAAPYIAKAGEKSLNGAVPLSSNTREEGSIHCKRCLFMPKSYEALVQHVIEDHERIGYQVTAMIGHTNVVVPRSKPLMLIAPKPQEKKPMGLPQRVGSLASGNVRSLPSQQIVNRLTIPKPNLNSTGVNMMSNVHLQQNNYGVKSVAQSYGVGQSVRLGLSGNAPVSIPQQSQSMKQLLPSGNGRSYGLGSEQRSQAPARYSLQSANSSSLSSSQLKSSSLSQSQSASRVLGQSSSKPAAAAAAAAAAAAAAAAAAAATGPSAATNTSSTQKWKICTICNELFPENVYSVHFEKEHKAEKVPAVANYIMKIHNFTSKCLYCNRYLPTDTLLNHMLIHGLSCPYCRSTFNDVEKMAAHMRMVHVDEEMGPKTDSTLSFDLTLQQGSHTNIHLLVTTYNLRDAPAESVAYHAQNNPPVPPKPQPKVQEKADVPIKSSPQAAVPYKKDVGKTLCPLCFSILKGPISDALAHHLRERHQVIQTVHPVEKKLTYKCIHCLGVYTSNMTASTITLHLVHCRGVGKTQNGQDKTNAPSRLNQSPGLAPVKRTYENIEFNLLKKRKLDDEVDTPSIFEEKPEEPVVLALDPKGHEDDSYEARKTFLTKYFNKQPYPTRREIEKLAASLWLWKSDIASHFSNKRKKCVRDCEKYKPGVLLGFNMKELNKVKHEMDFDAEWLFENHDEKNSRVNASKTVDKKLNLGKEDDSSSDGFENLEEESNGSGSPFDATFDVEHKIPNDSIIENPEESITKITTGDTLESEDKIDQKDEEDSKYGDTHSTEEPTKLIHDGSDSDVDQDDAVEWKDGPSPCESGPGSQQVSDFEDNACEMKPGAWTDESSQSEDAGSSKPVAETKGASESDEEQLKWKNSSYGKVEEFWSKDQSQWKNTSENEESLSNAQMEWQNSTIDSEDGEQFDNMTDGVAEPIHSSLTGVELSSQQA